The genomic region CGCCGGGAAGGGCGCGTACCTGCTCGAGCAACGATTGATTGTACCGAAAGCGCGACGCGGGCGTCGCGTACGTATTCTGCGGCAGGGCGAACTTCATGCGAACGACGCGATCCCGGCGGAAGCCGGGATCGACGCCGGAGAGTCGAGCAAAACTATTGATGAGGAGTCCGGCGCCCGCCGTCAGCACGAGCGCGAGTACGAGCTCGCCGACGACGAGAGCTCGGTACATGCGGCGCGTGCTGCGCCCGTGTGACATTCGCGCCGACGCGACCAGTGTTCCGCCCGACGTGCCTCGCGCCGCGCCGAGCGCCGGCGCCGCGCCGCACGCGAGTGTCACGACGACGCTGACGGCGAGCGTGAACGCGAGCACGCGTCCGTCGAGCGCGACCGGTCCAAGTCGCGTGATCGACAACGGCAGCAGACTCGAGAGGGCGCGCGTGGCGACCATCGCGAGCGCGACACCCACCGCGCCAGAGGCGATCGCGATCACCGCGCTTTCCACGAGCAGCTGCTGGACGATGGCTCCGGGCGACGCACCCATCGCCATTCGCACCGACAGCTCCTGACGGCGGCTCCACGCGCGGCCGAACATGAGATTCGTCACGTTGGCGCACCCGATGAGAAGCACGGCGCAGACCGCGGCGAACAGTATGAGAATGGGGCGCCGCACCTCGCCGGCCAGATCGTCGCGCAGGGGACGCACGGTGATCCCAAGCGCGCCGTCTTCCTTGGCGTGTTCCTCTCTGAGTTGGGCCGCGATCGGAGCAGCCTCGCGGCGAGCGGCGTCGATGACAACGCCATCGCGAAGCCGCCCGACGACGGAAAGCATGTGCACTTCGCGCCGCTCGAGGTACGTGCCGAGCACAGAGAGCGGGAGTAGCACGTCGACCCTCGCCTGTGGAAACACGAAGCGCGAGCTGAGGACTCCGATCACGACGTAGGGTTTGCCGTCGAACGTGAGCGATTGGCCCACGATCCGCGGGTCGGCTTGCAAGGCACGCGACCAGAAGTCGTGCGACAGGATGACCGTGCCGGCCGCTCCCGGGCGGTCCTCGCCGTCGGCGAAATCGCGGCCGAGCGACGGCGACGCGCCGAGCGTCCGGAGGAAATTCGCCGATACCGCGCCGACGTCGATTCGCTCCATGCCATCGGGTCCGGCGTAGAGCGCATTCCACGACGGAAAAAAGCCGGCGAGCTGCGCGTACGAATGCGTTCGCGCCCGCCAGTCGACATAGTCGCCCACCGAGACCTGATAGTGGTCGTTGCTCTCCTTGGGATTGTCGGACCAGACGGCGACGAGCCGGTCGATCTGGCGGTAGCCCAGGCCGTTGAGGAGCGCCGACTCGACGATGCTGAACACCGACGTCGTCGCGCCGATGCACAGCGCGAGCGTCGTGACGACGACGGCCGTGAACATCGGCGTACGGCGAAGCGACCGAACGGCAAACCAGGCGTCGCCCGCCATGCTGTGCGAGCGACTCTCGTCACCGCGCTCGATGCGGCGTCGGAGCGTCACCGCGTCGACGATCGCGCCGACGCATCGCAGCCGAAGCCGGAATGCATCGCGGGGCGAGCGTCGCGCCTGGGGATCGCCCCGCCAGTTCCACTCCAATTCGGCCAGCCACTCGGCGAGCCATTCCTCGCGTCGGGACGCAGGGAGAGCGTAGGCCGCGAGGCGTACGAGCGTCTCGCCTGGAAGGCGCCCTTGATCGTGCGCGGTCACGTGGTGGCGGGCGTAGCGCCGGGCGCGAGGGTGCGCGCGAGTCCGGGATATCGCTCGTGGGCGTCGCGCAACGCCTGCGAGCCGGCCCCGGTGATCTGGTAGTAGCGTCTCGGCGGCCGCTGCGCGTCGCGCGCGTCGGCGACGGATTCCCACCGCGCGCGAAGCATGCCGGCGTCTTCGAGCCGGCGGAGAATCGGGTAGACCGTCCCGCTCTTGAGTCCCGACACGTCGATGATGTCGAAGCCGTGACGAAAACCACGCGTGACGGCGAGCAGCACGATCGCGGTGGGGTAGGTCAAGCGGAAAGAAGGCATCGGGAGCGGAGGTAGGTAGAACTCTACATAGGTAGAGTAATGCGCGGCCCGCGGCGCCGAAAGAGCGAAAAGGCGAGGATACAAAATCCGAACGGCGCCGAGAGCGGTGCTTCGCTCTGGACGCCGTTCTCAGTCTTCGTCGATGTTCGCCGGTTGTTGCTGTGCCGTCGCTCCCCCTTCGCCGTTCTCTCGCGTCGTCTACTCCTGTTGGCTGACCAGGTCGTCCGTCGCGCGGGCAAGCCGTTCGCGATACGAGCGAATCGTCTCGTCGGCCCGACGGAGCGGAAGCGCGAAACGGGGATCGTCAGGCTGCGCCACGGTGCCCGGGGGATTTTCGTCGAGCATCAGATCGCCTCCGCATTCCTCAACCGCCTCCTCGAACCGCTCCACCTCTTCGAGCACGAGGATCAACGCTTCGGGACTCTCGTCGCCGTTGAGCGCGATGCCGAGCCCTTCCAATCGAGCGATCACCTCGTCAGACGCCCGCTGCAAATCGGCCGATCGCGAAAAGTCTCCGGAGCTGTCCATTCTCGCCATTGGTTCCTCGTCTCGCGTGAAGGGAGTTCGTGGTGGCGCCCATCAGGTCGCATAAATGAAGCCACCAGCGAACGAGCTCAGATGCTCATTTCCACGTAATGGCCAAGCCCGCGTCGACGGTCTGCACGCTGCGCAGTTTCGCGTGCGCGAGCAACGCGTTGGCGAAGACGCTGAGCGCAACCGGCGCGCCGGGAAACGTGATGTCGTACATCGCGCCGAGCTGACCCGCGAGCCCGGCTACGTTGCCATTGCCATCGGGGTCGCCGTTGCCGTAGCCGAGTCCGGCCTTCACGTGAAGTGGGATGACCGGGAGGTGCGCCTGCACGAGCGCCGTGGCGAACGCCACCTGTGATACGCGACCCTTCCAGTAGTCGACTTCCGCGCCCAGACCGAGGCCGGGAAAGAGCGGCCGGACGACTTCGGCCATGAGAACCGGCGCGCCGCTTCCATCGGAGAGGGAAGATTCAGTCGAACCCGACAAACCGGCGCCGGCTCCGACGGAAACGCGGAGCTGCGCCGAAGCCGTCGATGACAGCGTCACGAGCGCGGCGAGCACGAGATGGCGCATGAGCGAAACCTCCAGTGTATAAAGAGAAACAAACGGCACTGGCGTGATCAGTCCGCCGTGCGAGCTTCATACCAGGCAAACGATCGAACGTTCGAAGGTGTGACTCACAATGTCGGCGTGGGGTCGTCCAATCATCGAGCGTTCAGGAGAGGAGCATGCGTCGCTCCGTGATGGCAGGGGTGTTCGCGATGTCGGCCGGCGTGTCGATCAGCGCGCGAGTCGCCGAGTTGCCGCGAGCGAAGTCCGGCGAGCTCACGGTGCACGAGTGGGGAACATTCACCAGCGTCGCCGGCGCCGACGGCCGGGCGATCGACTGGCTGCCGCTCGGCGGGCCGAGCGACCTGCCGTGCTTCGTGCAGCACTTCAACAACGATCAATTCGTCAAGACACTGCCCGCTCGGCCCGCGGGAACCACCGTCGCCACCGCCGTGGCGTCCGCGACCTATGACCTCGCCCGCC from Gemmatimonadaceae bacterium harbors:
- a CDS encoding ABC transporter permease, with translation MTAHDQGRLPGETLVRLAAYALPASRREEWLAEWLAELEWNWRGDPQARRSPRDAFRLRLRCVGAIVDAVTLRRRIERGDESRSHSMAGDAWFAVRSLRRTPMFTAVVVTTLALCIGATTSVFSIVESALLNGLGYRQIDRLVAVWSDNPKESNDHYQVSVGDYVDWRARTHSYAQLAGFFPSWNALYAGPDGMERIDVGAVSANFLRTLGASPSLGRDFADGEDRPGAAGTVILSHDFWSRALQADPRIVGQSLTFDGKPYVVIGVLSSRFVFPQARVDVLLPLSVLGTYLERREVHMLSVVGRLRDGVVIDAARREAAPIAAQLREEHAKEDGALGITVRPLRDDLAGEVRRPILILFAAVCAVLLIGCANVTNLMFGRAWSRRQELSVRMAMGASPGAIVQQLLVESAVIAIASGAVGVALAMVATRALSSLLPLSITRLGPVALDGRVLAFTLAVSVVVTLACGAAPALGAARGTSGGTLVASARMSHGRSTRRMYRALVVGELVLALVLTAGAGLLINSFARLSGVDPGFRRDRVVRMKFALPQNTYATPASRFRYNQSLLEQVRALPGVRAAGTINRFPLHDGMVTTAVMVEGDPAPPPGLAPTADYRIASVGYFRAMGISMAAGRDFAATDNTDSTAHLVVIVNETAARTILHSPNPIGRRVGLGGNARPLFTIVGVVRDVHDPSLREAPRPQVFLSAQQAPQSGGNLVIYYEGTSAPIVAQVRRLVQSIDNGVPLFDVQTIGDVLDKASVSDRFTTVVLSAFSFLALLLAGLGTYAVMAYGVSERTREIGVRMALGARATDVLAMVMREGAVLFALALPLALGGVWAGTRAMRSLLFDTAPDDPRTLAFSIAALAVATAVACYLPARRASRVDPTTAIRG
- a CDS encoding PadR family transcriptional regulator, whose amino-acid sequence is MPSFRLTYPTAIVLLAVTRGFRHGFDIIDVSGLKSGTVYPILRRLEDAGMLRARWESVADARDAQRPPRRYYQITGAGSQALRDAHERYPGLARTLAPGATPATT